In Fusarium oxysporum f. sp. lycopersici 4287 chromosome 4, whole genome shotgun sequence, a genomic segment contains:
- a CDS encoding guanylate kinase: protein MRWFLGYAKRNSNLLIPSTKPFSQVPKRSFAMASPSDRRPLVISGPSGVGKGTLIKMLFSRHPDIFTLSVSHTTRNPREGEADGVEYHFVTKDAFRDLIAKDGFVEHAQFGSNLYGTSKATIEEQTAKGKVVVLDIEMEGVKQVKASSIDARYVFISPPDTEELEKRLRGRGTETEESIQQRLTRAQDELAWAKNAEFDKILVNDDLEKTYQELDAFVYSEKTN from the exons ATGCGGTGGTTTCTAGGTTATGCGAAGCGCAACTCAAACTTGTTAATACCCAGTACAAAACCCTTCTCCCAAGTTCCAAA ACGCTCCTTCGCAATGGCTTCTCCTTCGGACCGTCGACCCCTCGTCATCTCTGGACCTAGCGGTGTCGGAAAGGGCACGCTGATCAAGATGCTCTTCAGCCGTCACCCCGATATCTTCACTCTTTCTGTGTCGCATACTACTCGCAATCCTCGTGAGGGCGAGGCCGATGGCGTTGAGTACCACTTTGTCACCAAGGATGCGTTTCGGGATTTGATCGCCAAGGATGGCTTCGTCGAGCA TGCTCAATTCGGAAGCAATCTCTACGGAACGAGCAAGGCGACCATCGAGGAGCAAAcagccaagggcaaggttgttgttcttgacaTCGAAATGGAGGGCGTCAAGCAAGTCAAGGCCTCTTCCATCGACGCACGCTACGTATTCATCTCGCCCCCTGATACcgaagagctcgagaagcgACTGCGCGGCCGTGGcaccgagaccgaggagaGCATTCAGCAGCGCTTGACACGTGCGCAGGATGAGCTTGCGTGGGCCAAGAATGCCGAGTTTGACAAGATTCTCGTCAACGATGACTTGGAGAAGACGTACCAGGAGCTTGATGCTTTTGTCTACAGTGAGAAGACCAACTAG
- a CDS encoding guanylate kinase produces MASPSDRRPLVISGPSGVGKGTLIKMLFSRHPDIFTLSVSHTTRNPREGEADGVEYHFVTKDAFRDLIAKDGFVEHAQFGSNLYGTSKATIEEQTAKGKVVVLDIEMEGVKQVKASSIDARYVFISPPDTEELEKRLRGRGTETEESIQQRLTRAQDELAWAKNAEFDKILVNDDLEKTYQELDAFVYSEKTN; encoded by the exons ATGGCTTCTCCTTCGGACCGTCGACCCCTCGTCATCTCTGGACCTAGCGGTGTCGGAAAGGGCACGCTGATCAAGATGCTCTTCAGCCGTCACCCCGATATCTTCACTCTTTCTGTGTCGCATACTACTCGCAATCCTCGTGAGGGCGAGGCCGATGGCGTTGAGTACCACTTTGTCACCAAGGATGCGTTTCGGGATTTGATCGCCAAGGATGGCTTCGTCGAGCA TGCTCAATTCGGAAGCAATCTCTACGGAACGAGCAAGGCGACCATCGAGGAGCAAAcagccaagggcaaggttgttgttcttgacaTCGAAATGGAGGGCGTCAAGCAAGTCAAGGCCTCTTCCATCGACGCACGCTACGTATTCATCTCGCCCCCTGATACcgaagagctcgagaagcgACTGCGCGGCCGTGGcaccgagaccgaggagaGCATTCAGCAGCGCTTGACACGTGCGCAGGATGAGCTTGCGTGGGCCAAGAATGCCGAGTTTGACAAGATTCTCGTCAACGATGACTTGGAGAAGACGTACCAGGAGCTTGATGCTTTTGTCTACAGTGAGAAGACCAACTAG
- a CDS encoding cysteinyl-tRNA synthetase has translation MNLFRQRLIRSKIPTPFSTPQLRPLHRLYSSLSSSNTSTMESLKLYNSLKPGAPVPFVPIEKGKVTWYACGPTVYDKSHLGHARNYVSTDIIRRILMHYFGFDVKFVMNITDIDDKIIIKARRQRLLELEKNKNYTKDELRDLALAAFRAYAKSSLPLLLKDGEDIDATNYAQRREAGYGHVLAGGTISGEGKPGDDEAKVKMHLSNMTAAAEAIASGEIFPGTDEILLPFLDSLYKETIDTRDQTMFTDLTQSMEKLFMDDMDALNVLRPDVITRVTEYVPQIADFVKRIVDKGFAYESEGSVYFDISAFEQAGNTYARLRPDNRNDKSLQEEGEGSLSKNLGGKKNPGDFALWKKSKAGEPFWPSPWGDGRPGWHIECSVMCSDVLGATIDIHSGGIDLAFPHHDNELAQSEAYFCEHGKGEHTWVNYFIHMGHLSISGSKMSKSLKNFQTIQDALATNYSSRGMRIVFLMGRWNDGVEISPDMRLQADNWESTISNFFINVKALLAEAGISHDVKSLSLSADGKASEGLLAELEQAKKDFEAALVNSIDTPKAMSVILKLVNTANVHLRDNKDADLVALESIARWITKIVGIFGLDSNASPPYEGLGWATVIASDVEPKTAVQPYAEVFTKVKSDVSGLSLESAEISALLEQDPTAEFESIASGGSRDPEQLTLPYLRAVSKLRDELRRIVSNQAPETKKAILSLTDRIRDEDLTNLGVYLDDRPDGQASLIKFIPAAELIAAREEKAAQAAEKARKKEEARLAREKADQEAREKAKVRPEDLFKGDERYSAWDEQGLPTKMKDGSDVPKSQLKGLKKQWDRQKKAHDDLKAKGLL, from the exons ATGAATCTCTTTCGACAACGTCTTATTCGATCCAAAATCCCCACTCCGTTCTCAACGCCCCAACTGCGACCCCTCCATCGATTATATTCGTCTCTATCCAGCTCCAACACGAGCACAATGGAGTCGCTAAAGCTCTATAACTCGCTCAAGCCTGGCGCTCCAGTGCCGTTTGTTCCTATTGAGAAGGGCAAAGTTACCTGGTATGCTTGCGGTCCTACTGTGTACGACAAGAGTCACTTGGGCCATGCTCGCAACTATGTCTCTACAGACATTATTCGTCGCATTCTGATGCATTACTTTGGCTTTGATGTCAAGTTTGTCATGAATATTACCGACATCGACGACAAG atcatcatcaaggcACGACGACAACGATTGCTCGAGctcgagaagaacaagaactACACAAAGGACGAACTTCGAGATCTGGCCCTGGCCGCTTTCCGGGCATACGCCAAGAGCAGCCTGCCTTTGCTGCTAAAGGACGGAGAGGACATCGATGCGACCAACTATGCTCAGCGCAGAGAGGCAGGATATGGACACGTGCTTGCGGGCGGCACCATTTCTGGTGAGGGAAAGCCTGGCGACGATGAGGCCAAGGTCAAAATGCACCTCAGCAATAtgactgctgctgctgaagctaTCGCTTCTGGCGAGATCTTCCCCGGCACCGACGAGATTCTATTGCCCTTCCTCGATTCGCTTTACAAGGAAACCATTGACACGAGGGATCAGACAATGTTCACAGATCTGACTCAGAGCATGGAGAAGCTATTTATGGACGACATGGATGCGCTCAACGTACTGCGACCTGACGTTATCACTCGAGTTACCGAGTACGTTCCCCAAATTGCCGATTTCGTCAAAAGAATTGTTGATAAGGGATTCGCATACGAATCTGAGGGATCTGTCTACTTTGATATCTCTGCGTTTGAGCAGGCCGGAAATACTTATGCGCGACTGCGTCCTGACAACCGAAATGACAAGTCTCTCCAGGAGGAAGGCGAGGGTTCCCTCTCAAAAAACCttggtggaaagaagaatCCCGGCGACTTTGCTCTGTGgaagaagtccaaggctGGCGAGCCCTTCTGGCCTAGCCCTTGGGGAGATGGACGTCCTGGATGGCATATTGA GTGCTCGGTTATGTGCAGTGATGTTCTAGGGGCAACAATTGACATCCACTCTGGAGGTATCGACCTGGCATTCcctcatcatgacaatgAGTTGGCACAGAGCGAGGCTTACTTCTGCGAGCATGGTAAGGGCGAACACACATGGGTCAACTACTTTATCCACATGGGTCACTTGTCGATTTCTGGATCCAAGATGTCCAAGTCTCTCAAGAACTTCCAAACTATTCAGGATGCATTGGCTACGAACTACTCTTCAAGAGGAATGCGAATTGTGTTTTTGATGGGTCGATGGAACGATGGTGTTGAAATTTCACCGGATATGCGATTGCAAGCTGACAACTGGGAGTCAACCATCAGC aacttcttcatcaacgtcaaggCATTGCTGGCGGAGGCTGGTATTTCACATGATGTCAAGTCTCTGTCTCTCAGCGCAGATGGCAAGGCCAGTGAGGGTCTCTTGGCTGAGCTCGagcaagccaagaaggactTTGAGGCTGCTTTGGTCAACTCAATCGACACACCAAAGGCTATGTCTGTCATCCTCAAGTTGGTCAACACTGCCAACGTGCACTTGAGAGACAACAAGGACGCTGATCTTGTGGCTCTTGAGTCTATTGCACGCTGGATCACCAAGATTGTGGGCATCTTTGGTCTCGATTCGAATGCTTCGCCGCCATATGAAGGCCTTGGCTGGGCCACAGTCATCGCCTCAGACGTTGAGCCAAAGACAGCCGTTCAGCCCTACGCCGAGGTCTtcaccaaggtcaagtcAGATGTTTCTGGCTTGTCTCTAGAGAGCGCCGAGATTTCTGCATTGCTTGAGCAAGACCCTACTGCTGAGTTCGAGTCGATCGCTTCTGGTGGCTCTCGCGACCCTGAGCAATTGACTTTGCCTTATCTTCGTGCCGTCTCTAAGCTTCGAGATGAGCTGCGTCGCATTGTTTCTAACCAAGCGCCCGAAACGAAGAAGGCTATTCTTTCCTTGACAGATCGTATTCGCGACGAGGATCTCACAAACCTAGGCGTTTACTTGGACGACAGACCTGACGGCCAAGCCTCCCTGATCAAGTTCATCCCCGCTGCTGAACTGATTGCTGCGCGTGAAGAGAAGGCCGCCCAAGCTGCTGAAAAGGCGcgaaagaaggaggaggctcgTCTTGCACGTGAGAAGGccgatcaagaagctcgtgagaaggccaaggtcaGACCCGAGGATCTCTTCAAGGGTGATGAGAGATACAGTGCCTGGGATGAGCAAGGACTGCCTACTAAAATGAAAGATGGCAGTGATGTGCCCAAGAGTCAATTGAAGGGTTTGAAGAAGCAATGGGACCGACAGAAGAAGGCGCACGATGATCTCAAGGCTAAAGGATTGTTGTAG
- a CDS encoding cysteinyl-tRNA synthetase encodes MHLSNMTAAAEAIASGEIFPGTDEILLPFLDSLYKETIDTRDQTMFTDLTQSMEKLFMDDMDALNVLRPDVITRVTEYVPQIADFVKRIVDKGFAYESEGSVYFDISAFEQAGNTYARLRPDNRNDKSLQEEGEGSLSKNLGGKKNPGDFALWKKSKAGEPFWPSPWGDGRPGWHIECSVMCSDVLGATIDIHSGGIDLAFPHHDNELAQSEAYFCEHGKGEHTWVNYFIHMGHLSISGSKMSKSLKNFQTIQDALATNYSSRGMRIVFLMGRWNDGVEISPDMRLQADNWESTISNFFINVKALLAEAGISHDVKSLSLSADGKASEGLLAELEQAKKDFEAALVNSIDTPKAMSVILKLVNTANVHLRDNKDADLVALESIARWITKIVGIFGLDSNASPPYEGLGWATVIASDVEPKTAVQPYAEVFTKVKSDVSGLSLESAEISALLEQDPTAEFESIASGGSRDPEQLTLPYLRAVSKLRDELRRIVSNQAPETKKAILSLTDRIRDEDLTNLGVYLDDRPDGQASLIKFIPAAELIAAREEKAAQAAEKARKKEEARLAREKADQEAREKAKVRPEDLFKGDERYSAWDEQGLPTKMKDGSDVPKSQLKGLKKQWDRQKKAHDDLKAKGLL; translated from the exons ATGCACCTCAGCAATAtgactgctgctgctgaagctaTCGCTTCTGGCGAGATCTTCCCCGGCACCGACGAGATTCTATTGCCCTTCCTCGATTCGCTTTACAAGGAAACCATTGACACGAGGGATCAGACAATGTTCACAGATCTGACTCAGAGCATGGAGAAGCTATTTATGGACGACATGGATGCGCTCAACGTACTGCGACCTGACGTTATCACTCGAGTTACCGAGTACGTTCCCCAAATTGCCGATTTCGTCAAAAGAATTGTTGATAAGGGATTCGCATACGAATCTGAGGGATCTGTCTACTTTGATATCTCTGCGTTTGAGCAGGCCGGAAATACTTATGCGCGACTGCGTCCTGACAACCGAAATGACAAGTCTCTCCAGGAGGAAGGCGAGGGTTCCCTCTCAAAAAACCttggtggaaagaagaatCCCGGCGACTTTGCTCTGTGgaagaagtccaaggctGGCGAGCCCTTCTGGCCTAGCCCTTGGGGAGATGGACGTCCTGGATGGCATATTGA GTGCTCGGTTATGTGCAGTGATGTTCTAGGGGCAACAATTGACATCCACTCTGGAGGTATCGACCTGGCATTCcctcatcatgacaatgAGTTGGCACAGAGCGAGGCTTACTTCTGCGAGCATGGTAAGGGCGAACACACATGGGTCAACTACTTTATCCACATGGGTCACTTGTCGATTTCTGGATCCAAGATGTCCAAGTCTCTCAAGAACTTCCAAACTATTCAGGATGCATTGGCTACGAACTACTCTTCAAGAGGAATGCGAATTGTGTTTTTGATGGGTCGATGGAACGATGGTGTTGAAATTTCACCGGATATGCGATTGCAAGCTGACAACTGGGAGTCAACCATCAGC aacttcttcatcaacgtcaaggCATTGCTGGCGGAGGCTGGTATTTCACATGATGTCAAGTCTCTGTCTCTCAGCGCAGATGGCAAGGCCAGTGAGGGTCTCTTGGCTGAGCTCGagcaagccaagaaggactTTGAGGCTGCTTTGGTCAACTCAATCGACACACCAAAGGCTATGTCTGTCATCCTCAAGTTGGTCAACACTGCCAACGTGCACTTGAGAGACAACAAGGACGCTGATCTTGTGGCTCTTGAGTCTATTGCACGCTGGATCACCAAGATTGTGGGCATCTTTGGTCTCGATTCGAATGCTTCGCCGCCATATGAAGGCCTTGGCTGGGCCACAGTCATCGCCTCAGACGTTGAGCCAAAGACAGCCGTTCAGCCCTACGCCGAGGTCTtcaccaaggtcaagtcAGATGTTTCTGGCTTGTCTCTAGAGAGCGCCGAGATTTCTGCATTGCTTGAGCAAGACCCTACTGCTGAGTTCGAGTCGATCGCTTCTGGTGGCTCTCGCGACCCTGAGCAATTGACTTTGCCTTATCTTCGTGCCGTCTCTAAGCTTCGAGATGAGCTGCGTCGCATTGTTTCTAACCAAGCGCCCGAAACGAAGAAGGCTATTCTTTCCTTGACAGATCGTATTCGCGACGAGGATCTCACAAACCTAGGCGTTTACTTGGACGACAGACCTGACGGCCAAGCCTCCCTGATCAAGTTCATCCCCGCTGCTGAACTGATTGCTGCGCGTGAAGAGAAGGCCGCCCAAGCTGCTGAAAAGGCGcgaaagaaggaggaggctcgTCTTGCACGTGAGAAGGccgatcaagaagctcgtgagaaggccaaggtcaGACCCGAGGATCTCTTCAAGGGTGATGAGAGATACAGTGCCTGGGATGAGCAAGGACTGCCTACTAAAATGAAAGATGGCAGTGATGTGCCCAAGAGTCAATTGAAGGGTTTGAAGAAGCAATGGGACCGACAGAAGAAGGCGCACGATGATCTCAAGGCTAAAGGATTGTTGTAG
- a CDS encoding cysteinyl-tRNA synthetase: protein MCSDVLGATIDIHSGGIDLAFPHHDNELAQSEAYFCEHGKGEHTWVNYFIHMGHLSISGSKMSKSLKNFQTIQDALATNYSSRGMRIVFLMGRWNDGVEISPDMRLQADNWESTISNFFINVKALLAEAGISHDVKSLSLSADGKASEGLLAELEQAKKDFEAALVNSIDTPKAMSVILKLVNTANVHLRDNKDADLVALESIARWITKIVGIFGLDSNASPPYEGLGWATVIASDVEPKTAVQPYAEVFTKVKSDVSGLSLESAEISALLEQDPTAEFESIASGGSRDPEQLTLPYLRAVSKLRDELRRIVSNQAPETKKAILSLTDRIRDEDLTNLGVYLDDRPDGQASLIKFIPAAELIAAREEKAAQAAEKARKKEEARLAREKADQEAREKAKVRPEDLFKGDERYSAWDEQGLPTKMKDGSDVPKSQLKGLKKQWDRQKKAHDDLKAKGLL, encoded by the exons ATGTGCAGTGATGTTCTAGGGGCAACAATTGACATCCACTCTGGAGGTATCGACCTGGCATTCcctcatcatgacaatgAGTTGGCACAGAGCGAGGCTTACTTCTGCGAGCATGGTAAGGGCGAACACACATGGGTCAACTACTTTATCCACATGGGTCACTTGTCGATTTCTGGATCCAAGATGTCCAAGTCTCTCAAGAACTTCCAAACTATTCAGGATGCATTGGCTACGAACTACTCTTCAAGAGGAATGCGAATTGTGTTTTTGATGGGTCGATGGAACGATGGTGTTGAAATTTCACCGGATATGCGATTGCAAGCTGACAACTGGGAGTCAACCATCAGC aacttcttcatcaacgtcaaggCATTGCTGGCGGAGGCTGGTATTTCACATGATGTCAAGTCTCTGTCTCTCAGCGCAGATGGCAAGGCCAGTGAGGGTCTCTTGGCTGAGCTCGagcaagccaagaaggactTTGAGGCTGCTTTGGTCAACTCAATCGACACACCAAAGGCTATGTCTGTCATCCTCAAGTTGGTCAACACTGCCAACGTGCACTTGAGAGACAACAAGGACGCTGATCTTGTGGCTCTTGAGTCTATTGCACGCTGGATCACCAAGATTGTGGGCATCTTTGGTCTCGATTCGAATGCTTCGCCGCCATATGAAGGCCTTGGCTGGGCCACAGTCATCGCCTCAGACGTTGAGCCAAAGACAGCCGTTCAGCCCTACGCCGAGGTCTtcaccaaggtcaagtcAGATGTTTCTGGCTTGTCTCTAGAGAGCGCCGAGATTTCTGCATTGCTTGAGCAAGACCCTACTGCTGAGTTCGAGTCGATCGCTTCTGGTGGCTCTCGCGACCCTGAGCAATTGACTTTGCCTTATCTTCGTGCCGTCTCTAAGCTTCGAGATGAGCTGCGTCGCATTGTTTCTAACCAAGCGCCCGAAACGAAGAAGGCTATTCTTTCCTTGACAGATCGTATTCGCGACGAGGATCTCACAAACCTAGGCGTTTACTTGGACGACAGACCTGACGGCCAAGCCTCCCTGATCAAGTTCATCCCCGCTGCTGAACTGATTGCTGCGCGTGAAGAGAAGGCCGCCCAAGCTGCTGAAAAGGCGcgaaagaaggaggaggctcgTCTTGCACGTGAGAAGGccgatcaagaagctcgtgagaaggccaaggtcaGACCCGAGGATCTCTTCAAGGGTGATGAGAGATACAGTGCCTGGGATGAGCAAGGACTGCCTACTAAAATGAAAGATGGCAGTGATGTGCCCAAGAGTCAATTGAAGGGTTTGAAGAAGCAATGGGACCGACAGAAGAAGGCGCACGATGATCTCAAGGCTAAAGGATTGTTGTAG
- a CDS encoding tRNA (adenine57-N1/adenine58-N1)-methyltransferase, with protein sequence MVQPSPFLEPGTITSTGDLAIVLLSRDNLQPITLEQSTGAVDGYLEGATLNTRFGSFPHSTLLGIPWGSQVRASNVDTGSRGRKRRREATDDDTPTTTGPDDDVADVTSKPAKKAVAAASGFIHILRPTPELWTSSLPHRTQVVYTPDYSYILQRIRAVPGTRIIEAGAGSGSFTHASARAVYNGYPKDENDRKGKVFSFEYHEPRYIKMQEEIHEHKLDGVVQLTHRDVYGEGFNVDGKSPQATSVFLDLPAPWEALHHLSRQKPDKLEKESENADTPEWVSPLDPKRSVHICTFSPCIEQVTRTIEELRLLGWKDIDMVEISARRINTIRERVGANLPAERGNVQTPANVKEAMQRLKEINRKTKEFHKVHFKSTNGDDDSSAMDVDTPASNSPKTDANGKAAEDSKPWMHGNLYHRPENDLKTHTSYLTFAVLPREWTEEDEAAAEAKWPCGKEGGVIGSLNRQARKQQTREKLAAKKKQKQENDTQKQGVVEETA encoded by the coding sequence ATGGTTCAACCATCTCCTTTCCTGGAGCCAGGAACTATAACTTCCACTGGCGACTTGGCAAttgttcttctttccagAGATAACCTTCAGCCCATTACACTGGAACAGTCGACTGGCGCAGTCGATGGATACCTCGAAGGTGCAACTTTAAACACGCGATTCGGATCTTTTCCTCACTCGACACTTCTTGGTATTCCTTGGGGATCCCAAGTTCGTGCATCAAATGTCGACACTGGCTCAAGAGGGCGAAAGCGCCGCCGCGAAGCGACAGATGATGACACACCGACAACGACTGGCCCAGACGATGATGTAGCAGATGTGACGTCTAAGCCTGCCAAAAAGGCTGTCGCAGCTGCAAGTGGTTTTATCCATATCCTTCGACCGACTCCCGAGCTCTGGACAAGCAGCCTGCCTCATCGAACTCAAGTCGTGTATACTCCCGATTATAGCTACATCCTTCAAAGAATACGAGCAGTTCCCGGTACTCGAATCATTGAAGCTGGAGCCGGCAGTGGAAGCTTTACACATGCCTCTGCGCGTGCTGTGTACAATGGCTACCCCAAGGACGAGAACGATAGGAAGGGAAAGGTTTTCAGTTTTGAATACCACGAGCCTCGATATATTAAGATGCAAGAAGAAATTCACGAGCATAAGCTAGATGGTGTCGTGCAATTGACACATCGCGATGTGTATGGAGAAGGATTCAATGTGGACGGAAAGTCTCCCCAAGCAACATCAGTCTTTCTTGATCTCCCTGCGCCTTGGGAAGCGCTTCATCACCTTTCAAGACAGAAGCCCGATAAGCTAGAGAAGGAAAGCGAGAATGCCGACACCCCTGAATGGGTCTCACCTCTGGACCCCAAAAGAAGTGTCCATATTTGTACCTTCTCTCCTTGTATTGAGCAAGTTACAAGAACAATTGAGGAGCTTCGGCTTCTTGGCTGGAAGGACATTGACATGGTGGAAATCTCAGCTCGACGGATCAACACTATTCGTGAGCGAGTCGGAGCAAATCTTCCTGCGGAAAGGGGCAATGTCCAAACACCAGCCAATGTGAAGGAGGCCATGCAAAGGCTCAAGGAGATCAATCGAAAGACGAAAGAATTCCATAAGGTGCATTTCAAGTCAACGAACGGTGACGACGACTCATCAGCAATGGATGTAGATACCCCTGCCTCAAATTCACCCAAGACCGACGCCAATGgaaaggctgctgaagataGCAAACCATGGATGCATGGCAATCTCTACCATAGACCTGAGAACGATCTCAAGACTCACACGTCATATCTCACCTTCGCTGTTCTGCCTCGAGAGTGGaccgaggaagacgaagcagcagctgaggcGAAGTGGCCATGCGGAAAAGAGGGTGGAGTGATTGGGAGCCTCAACAGGCAGGCTCGCAAGCAACAAACAAGGGAGAAGCtggcagcaaagaagaaacagaagcaGGAGAACGATACCCAGAAACAGGGAGTGGTCGAGGAGACTGCATAG
- a CDS encoding small nuclear ribonucleoprotein D3: MVNKRHTAHESQPSTPASKAIEPLPGRSRWSEWALHNSGLYYYRARYISFEDISSIPPTGRNSIVPNVQGGYIHYQSMSVNEATSQGSSQAPELSTCSTVTTPTTSDPPVSTQEVYGQQNDQLVVSTKTTEDSMLMSGALQAEADATETVVVISNSNAPKRKSTTSKKQKEKKKHGKKLDVDKRKQVSNKAKVNKWLDTL, from the coding sequence ATGGTGAACAAAAGACACACTGCGCATGAGTCCCAACCTTCAACTCCTGCATCGAAAGCCATTGAGCCATTGCCCGGGCGATCTCGGTGGTCGGAATGGGCTCTCCACAACTCGGGACTGTACTACTATCGAGCTCGATATATCTCATTCGAGGACATCTCATCAATACCGCCAACTGGGAGAAATTCGATTGTGCCGAATGTTCAAGGCGGATACATTCATTACCAATCCATGAGTGTCAATGAGGCGACCAGTCAAGGGTCCAGTCAAGCTCCAGAGCTATCAACTTGCTCTACCgtgacaacaccaacaaccaGTGATCCTCCAGTCTCTACACAAGAAGTGTACGGTCAGCAGAATGATCAACTTGTCGTTTCAACAAAGACGACCGAGGATAGCATGTTGATGAGCGGAGCGCTGCAAGCAGAAGCAGACGCTACAGAAACTGTCGTAGTGATATCGAACTCCAATGCACCAAAGCGGAAATCAACTACATcaaagaaacagaaggagaagaagaagcatggAAAGAAGTTGGATGTGGATAAGAGGAAGCAAGTCAGCAATAAGGCGAAAGTGAACAAGTGGTTAGACACTCTATAA
- a CDS encoding small nuclear ribonucleoprotein D3 → MTSTIGIPIKLLNEAQGHIVTLEITSGQTYRGKLLDAEDNMNVQLKDITVTARDGRVSHLDQVYIRGSHVRFFIVPDMLRNAPMFRSRNVRGRGVGLARGRATVSRARAGGRGGR, encoded by the exons ATGACTTCCACAATCGGTATTCCTATTAAGCTCCTGAATGAGGCGCAG GGCCATATTGTGACGCTCGAAATCACTTCCGGTCAGACTTACCGtggcaagcttcttgacg CTGAGGACAACATGAACGTTCAACTGAAGGACATCACCGTCACCGCTCGCGACGGCCGCGTTTCCCATCTCGACCAAGTTTACATCCGTGGCTCACACGTACGCTTCTTCATCGTTCCCGACATGCTTCGCAATGCCCCTATGTTCCGCAGCCGTAACGTACGTGGTCGTGGTGTCGGTCTTGCCAGAGGTCGCGCGACGGTCAGCCGAGCGCGCGCAGGcggacgaggaggacgataA
- a CDS encoding 16S rRNA (-N6/-N6)-dimethyltransferase, whose amino-acid sequence MPKSSDSRRGGARKGPYDKPEARKSIFKYNTNIGQHILKNPGIADMIVAKANLKPTDTVLEIGPGTGVLTTRILEQAKAVKAVELDIRMGAELTKRVQGKPEQQKLEIIMGDFAKLDLPEALPPFDVCISNTPYQISSIIISKLISLPRPPRVSILMVQREFGLRLCARPGDSLYSRLSVNTQFTSKVALIAKVGKNNFSPPPEVESVVVRLEPRPEVPAANIQELDGMLRICFSRKNKTLRASFIDSEELCQRNWITWAAMDPEKVSEQDLQFFRDSEDTIDAHQSVCGIPVSKATLKSFIRSKIEHVLEKTELSEARSAKCDENDFLRLLLAFRENNIYFT is encoded by the coding sequence ATGCCGAAATCGTCAGATAGCAGGCGCGGTGGTGCCCGCAAGGGGCCATACGATAAGCCTGAAGCTCGGAAGTCAATCTTCAAATACAACACGAATATTGGCCAGCACATCTTGAAGAACCCTGGCATCGCCGATATGATTGTCGCAAAGGCAAACCTCAAACCCACCGACACCGTCCTCGAGATCGGTCCTGGAACCGGCGTCCTCACCACACGCATTCTAGAACAAGCCAAAGCGGTCAAGGCCGTAGAGCTCGACATACGCATGGGAGCCGAGTTAACAAAAAGAGTCCAAGGCAAGCCCGAGCAGCAAAAGTTGGAAATTATCATGGGCGATTTCGCCAAATTGGATCTCCCAGAAGCACTCCCACCCTTCGATGTTTGCATTAGCAATACCCCGTACCAGATTtcgtccatcatcatctccaagctcatctcTCTGCCTCGGCCTCCACGCGTCAGCATTCTTATGGTCCAACGAGAATTTGGACTACGGTTATGCGCTCGACCTGGCGATTCCTTATACTCTCGCCTTTCAGTCAACACACAATTCACCTCCAAAGTCGCCCTGATTGCCAAGGTCGGCAAGAATAACTTCTCGCCGCCACCCGAAGTCGAATCCGTTGTCGTGAGACTTGAGCCACGACCAGAAGTGCCTGCCGCCAACATACAGGAGCTAGACGGCATGTTACGTATCTGTTTCTCgaggaagaacaagactctACGAGCGAGCTTCATTGATTCGGAGGAGCTCTGCCAGCGAAACTGGATCACTTGGGCGGCTATGGATCCCGAAAAAGTCAGCGAGCAAGACTTGCAGTTCTTCCGTGACAGCGAAGACACAATAGACGCTCACCAGTCTGTATGCGGAATTCCCGTTAGCAAGGCCActctcaagagcttcatccGGAGCAAGATTGAGCATGTCCTTGAGAAGACTGAACTCTCTGAAGCACGATCAGCCAAGTGTGACGAAAACGACTTCTTACGACTTCTTTTGGCGTTCCGCGAGAACAACATTTATTTTACATAA